The DNA region TGCTCCGCGAGGCGGTGGACGAAGCGCGCCGCCGAGGCGGGATGTTCATCGCCGACGAGGTGCAACCCGGCTTCGCCCGCACCGGCGAGGCGTTCTGGGGCTTCGCGCGCCACGGCGTCGTCCCCGACCTGGTGACCATGGGCAAGCCGATGGGCAACGGGTTCCCCGTCTCGGGTATGGCAGCGCGCGCCGAGGCCCTGGCTCCTTTCGCCACGACGCTCCCCTACTTCAACACGTTCGGCGGGAACCCGGTCGCCATGGCCGCGGGGCAGGCCGTGCTCGACGTGATCGAGCAGGAGGGCCTGCAACAGCACAGCGGCGAAGTCGGCGCACGGCTCCTTTGCGCATTGCAGGAGCTCGGCGACAGGCATCCGCAGGTCGGCGATGTGCGGGGCGCGGGCCTGTTCATCGGCTTCGAGCTGGTGCGCGACCCCTCGGCGAAAACCCCGGACAAGCAATTGGCGCTCCAAACAGTCGAGGCGCTGCGCGAGCGGCGGGTGCTGACCTCTGTCGCGGGCCCCCACGGCAATGTGCTCAAGCTTCGGCCGCCGCTCGCGTTCCAGGAACGCGATATCGACTGGCTCGTCAGCGCCCTTGACGAGGCGCTCGGCGAACTCGCCGCGCAATGACGTCCTCGGCGGTGGAGCCAGAGCCCAGCCCGAGCTGGATCGCCTGCGGCGCGCGGTGGACCCGCGCGGGCGGCAGCGCGCTGCGCCGCGCCCATGATCCGGCCGACGAAGTGTTCGCCTCGCCGCTGCCCGCGATCCTCGCCGCCTGGACGGCTGCCGCTGACGAGGGCATCGCCCCTGCGGTCACTGACTCGGACGAAACCGGATTCACCACTGCGCTGATCGCGCACGCGCGGCCCGCCAAACTCGACGACCTCGCCGACGAAAACCTGCTCCGCGCCGCGCTCGGCCTGCGGGCCCGTTTCCACGAGCTCGACGTCGAACTGCCCGAGCGCTCCCTGTTCGACGACGTGGCGCGGCTGCGCGACGCGCACCGCGCCGCCTCGATCCCCGTCCCCGCTCAAGCCGACGAGCTCAGCGACACGCTCGAGCGTTTCGCCGCCCGTCATGAACGCTTCGCCATGCAGTCCCGGCCATGCCACGGCAACGGAGCCGTCTCGAACTTGCTCCTGCGCCGATCCGGCGGCCCGATGCTCACCGGATGGAGCCTGGTGGCACGGCGAGATCCGGTGCAAGAGGCAGGGTCCGTCATCGCCGAGCTGAACCCTTGGCGCACGAGCTCGCCCGCCGTGCTCGAAGCGCTCCGACTGCCCGCCGAGGCGGACATGGCGGCGCGAGCCTGGTCGGTGGCAGACGATCTGCTCTGGGTGCTCATCGCGCACTGGCGGATGGCGACCGCCCCGGACAAGGACGTCGACTACGTGAAATATGGTTTGTGGCGCGGCGTCCTCGCCCTCGCCGCGACGCGCGGCTGCTCGGACTTGG from Segniliparus rotundus DSM 44985 includes:
- a CDS encoding phosphotransferase family protein; this translates as MTSSAVEPEPSPSWIACGARWTRAGGSALRRAHDPADEVFASPLPAILAAWTAAADEGIAPAVTDSDETGFTTALIAHARPAKLDDLADENLLRAALGLRARFHELDVELPERSLFDDVARLRDAHRAASIPVPAQADELSDTLERFAARHERFAMQSRPCHGNGAVSNLLLRRSGGPMLTGWSLVARRDPVQEAGSVIAELNPWRTSSPAVLEALRLPAEADMAARAWSVADDLLWVLIAHWRMATAPDKDVDYVKYGLWRGVLALAATRGCSDLAAWLQDPR